A single window of Nasonia vitripennis strain AsymCx chromosome 4, Nvit_psr_1.1, whole genome shotgun sequence DNA harbors:
- the LOC103317747 gene encoding solute carrier family 52, riboflavin transporter, member 3-A-like, whose protein sequence is MQQHIGGMVNTEQIIDSQTNPTWYLKPSTVVHILVMMFGISAWIGINGIFIQLPLLVNSSPESWGLAAYLVVTIQVANITPIIYSLLRKSSFEINESHCILGMLGMATFVMGLLAFLYDKTSSIAGKEHSTALFILTFFTAAVSCTSSILFMPYLSNFKEIYLVSYFVGEGLSGVMPSIVALIQGIDESPKCNDTSNIADSLNTSARFSPQYYFLFLFMCLLLSSIAFFLLENLSYIKQEKSLSRSSDNNSVNNESKNCNCQRQVSVLSEGSISENDVMESHVCIDTYKKTDVGDISNVHYGQSNNQLTLRNVYLYSLLSIICLLANGLLPGLQPYACLSYGNMTYHLSATLSQIANPTACLLALWYLPHSRKVINCLSIVILIASSYVIYLALVSPDPPLQDSQFGKILVILSWILLIGFISYVKLIITSVFRRKSEKTLFHVGVAMQVGSACGAVLSFVLITFTNLLQEHKPCGG, encoded by the coding sequence atGCAACAGCATATAGGAGGAATGGTCAATACGGAACAAATAATTGATTCACAAACCAATCCAACATGGTACTTAAAACCATCAACAGTAGTGCACATTCTAGTGATGATGTTTGGTATTTCTGCTTGGATTGGTATCAATGGCATTTTCATTCAGCTTCCTCTACTAGTAAATTCTTCGCCAGAGAGCTGGGGATTGGCAGCCTATTTAGTAGTAACTATTCAAGTAGCTAATATTACGCCAATTATTTATAGCTTATTACGTAAATCATCATTTGAAATTAATGAGTCACATTGTATCTTAGGAATGCTGGGAATGGCAACATTTGTAATGGGGCTCTTGGCATTCCTATATGATAAGACAAGCAGCATTGCTGGCAAAGAACACAGCACAGCTTTGTTCATATTGACTTTTTTCACAGCAGCTGTAAGCTGCACTAgttctattttatttatgcCGTATCTTagcaattttaaagaaatctacctaGTATCGTATTTTGTTGGCGAAGGTTTGAGTGGAGTTATGCCAAGTATCGTGGCCCTTATACAAGGTATTGATGAAAGTCCTAAATGTAACGATACCTCTAACATCGCTGATTCGTTGAATACTTCAGCCAGATTTTCACCTCAGTActactttttatttcttttcatGTGTTTACTATTGTCTTCaattgctttttttcttctggaAAATCTCTCTTACATTAAACAAGAAAAGAGTTTATCTCGTTCATCAGACAATAATTCAGTTAACAATGAATCCAAGAATTGTAATTGTCAGAGACAAGTATCAGTATTATCCGAGGGCTCGATATCTGAAAATGATGTTATGGAAAGTCACGTTTGCATTGACACATATAAAAAGACTGATGTTGGAGATATTTCAAATGTTCATTATGGACAAAGTAATAATCAATTAACATTGAGAAATGTATATCTGTACAGTCTTTTAAGCATTATTTGTTTGTTAGCAAATGGATTACTACCTGGCCTTCAACCATATGCCTGTTTGTCGTATGGAAATATGACGTACCACTTGAGTGCAACTCTTTCGCAAATCGCCAATCCCACTGCCTGTCTTTTAGCATTGTGGTATCTTCCGCATAGcagaaaagttataaactgTCTGTCAATTGTGATATTAATCGCAAGTAGTTATGTTATATATCTTGCTTTGGTTTCACCAGATCCACCATTGCAAGATTCTCAATTTGGTAAAATTTTGGTTATCTTATCATGGATATTACTGATAGGATTCATTTCCTAcgttaaattaattattacatCAGTATTTAGGAGAAAGTCTGAGAAAACATTGTTTCATGTTGGGGTAGCTATGCAGGTGGGCTCTGCCTGTGGAGCAGTACTATCATTTGTCCTAATTACCTTCACTAATTTGCTCCAAGAGCATAAACCATGTGGTGGTTAA
- the LOC100122857 gene encoding solute carrier family 52, riboflavin transporter, member 3-A, which yields MFGQKLSNRKVIVDLLALLFGVGSWVGVNGIYVQLPLLINTAPEGWSLPAHMVMIVQFANLGPILYTLSTKYFTYTKDHYTIYGLLGAGSLSIFVLAFLYDKSSYIFGSDHSTALLGLMFISSFVGCTSSVLFMPYMRNYREIYLVSYLVGEGLSGFLPSIVALIQGVGGNPECVNVTKPGSEIKFETQYPEPRFSSRAFFIFLGSLLFLSLASFVSLTKTKVARGERVKLPSSTETLPTDMNAPPSYKTTSGWAMSKQTYFYLLGMMAVVCILGNGMLPSLQSYSCLPYGNVAYHLTVTLASMAGPLAMCLGFVIKNPKVKLLSGLMALTLILSGLVFYLAAESPTPPLQHSWLGEFLVVILWILVCGFIGFIKMGITTLFRPDPGRGLYYTGVATQIGSLVGAITSYTLVKQEIFQSYSPCQALTGH from the exons ATGTTTGGACAGAAATTAAGCAACAGGAAAGTAATCGTGGACCTACTGGCCCTTCTGTTCGGAGTTGGATCCTGGGTCGGAGTCAATGGTATTTACGTTCAACTTCCACTGCTGATCAACACAGCACCTGAAGGATGGAGTTTGCCTGCTCATATGGTCATGATAGTGCAATTCGCAAACTTAGGCCCTATTTTATATACTTTATCTACAAA GTACTTCACATACACTAAGGACCATTACACGATATATGGCTTACTCGGTGCAGGTTCACTGTCCATATTCGTTCTAGCCTTTTTGTACGACAAGAGCTCGTATATTTTTGGTAGCGATCATTCGACAGCTTTGTTAGGTCTGATGTTTATCTCGTCGTTTGTTGGCTGTACAAGTTCAGTACTGTTCATGCCGTACATGAGAAACTACAGAGAAATCTATTTAGTGTCTTACTTGGTAGGAGAGGGACTCAGTGGATTTTTACCAAGCATCGTAGCACTGATACAAGGCGTTGGTGGAAATCCAGAATGCGTTAATGTTACAAAACCAGGTTCAGAAATCAAATTCGAAACACAGTATCCAGAGCCTAGGTTTTCTTCAAGAGCATTCTTCATTTTCTTAGGCAGCTTGCTGTTTCTGAGTTTGGCCTCGTTCGTGAGCCTCACCAAAACTAAAGTAGCCAGAGGAGAGAGAGTCAAATTACCAAGTAGCACTGAAACTTTGCCTACTGATATGAATGCTCCACCAAGTTATAAAACGACATCTGGCTGGGCAATGTCAAAGCAGACGTATTTCTATTTGTTAGGTATGATGGCTGTAGTTTGTATATTAGGAAATGGAATGTTGCCGAGTTTGCAATCGTATTCGTGTTTACCATATGGTAATGTGGCCTATCACTTGACAGTGACATTAGCTTCTATGGCTGGACCTTTAGCAATGTGTCTTGGTTTCGTTATCAAAAATCCAAAGGTCAAACTATTATCTGGATTGATGGCTCTTACTTTAATTCTGTCAGGTCTTGTCTTTTACTTGGCAGCAGAATCCCCTACGCCACCTTTACAACATTCTTGGTTAGGAGAATTTCTCGTGGTAATTTTGTGGATTTTAGTATGCGGATTCATTGGGTTTATAAAAATGGGAATCACAACTTTGTTCCGACCAGACCCTGGTAGGGGTTTATATTACACAGGAGTTGCTACCCAAATTGGTTCGTTAGTAGGAGCAATTACTTCTTATACTTTAGTTAAACAAGAAATATTCCAATCTTACTCTCCTTGTCAAGCATTGACTGGTCATTAA